The Streptomyces sp. NBC_00102 genome segment CCCCGGACGCCAGGACCGCCCCGGGCCGGCCGGCGGCCGGGGGACGGGGCACCGTCGTGGTCTCGGCGAGCGTGAACCGGGCGGTGTTCCTCGCGTCCGGCATGGCGCCACCGCCCCGCGGCAAGGTCTACCAACTCTGGTTCGCCGACGGCGGGACGATGCGTCCGGCCGGGCTGATGGACCCGGATGCGGCGGACGGGTCGGTGCTCATGGACGGGCCGGTGGACCGCGCGACGGGCGTGGGCATCACGGTCGAGCCGGCGGGCGGATCGGCCCGACCCACGTCCGAACCGCTGGCGCTGATGGCGTTCCCGGCGGCCTGACCAGGGACGGAGCGGGCCTGGGGCGTGTCGTCACCGCGGGCCGACAGGCGTCAACAACGCACCGCAAACAGCACGTTCGGGTGATGGACCAATCCCCCGGCCGTTCCGCGCCGAATCCCTGGTGTGACAGCAGACCGGAACGACAGGCGACAGCGGGGTGCCAAGGCCACCCGGCGGTCCCGCTGGGTGCGCGCCGCACTGGCCGCCCTCGGCGGACTGGTGGCCGCTTTCTGCGCCCTGTGCGTCGCGGAGTTGGTCGCCGCCCTCGTACGTCCCGAGGCGGGCCCGGTCACGGCGGTGGGCGGTGCGGTCGTCGACCGAACTCCCCCGGCGGTCAAGGACTTCGCCGTACGGAACTTCGGCACGGACGACAAGCTGGTGCTGCAACTCGGCATTCTCGCCCTGCTGGCGCTCTTCGCCATGGCGGTGGGGGTCCTGGCACTGCGGTACCGGCGAATCGGCGCGTCGGCCGTTCTGGTCTTCGGCCTGTTCGGCGCGGTGGCGGCGGTGGGGCGGCCCGAGGGTGTTCCCTCGGACGCCCTGCCGTCGGTCGTGGGTGCCGTGATCGCGGCCGGTGTGCTGTATTTCCTGATCGGGCGACTGGCTCCGACCCCGGCTCCGGTCCCGGCCCCGTCTCCCGCGGCTGGGGAGACGGGGCCGGGGCCGGTACACGCCCCGGAGGCGGAGGCGGGTCCGGCGCCTTCCTTCGACCGCCGGGGCTTCGTGATCGCCGCCACCGCCGCGGCGGCGGCCTCGGCCGGGGCGGGGTACGTGGGGCGCCGCCTCACCGCCTCCGTCCAGGCCGGGGCGTCCGCCTCGCGGGCGGACATCAGGCTGCCGGTGCCCGACTCGGCCGCGCCCGCCGTGCCCCCGGGCGCGGACCTCGGGGTCCGCGGCATCAGCTCGTTCGTCACCCCGAACAAGAGCTTCTACCGCGTCGACACCGCGCTGGTGGTGCCCCGCGTGGACGCCGGCCGCTGGCGGCTGCGCGTCCACGGCAAGGGCGTCACCCGCCCGCTGACCCTCACCTACCAGGACCTGCTGCGGCGCCCGGCCGTCGAGCGCGACATCACCCTGGCCTGCGTGTCCAACGAGGTCGGCGGCCCGTACATCGGCAACGCCCGGTGGATCGGGGTGCGGCTTGCGGACGTGCTGCGGGAGGCCGGGGTGGAGTCCCCGTCGAAAGGCGGCCCGGCCGACCAGCTCGTCTCGCGCTCGGTGGACGGCATGACCATCGGCACGCCCGTCGAGACCGTCCTGGACGGCCGCGACGCGATGCTCGCCCTCGGCATGAACGGCGAACCGCTGCCGTTCGAGCACGGCTTCCCGGTGCGGATGCTCGTCCCCGGTCTGTACGGCTACGTCTCGGCCTGCAAGTGGATCGAGGACATCGAGCTCACCACCTTCGATGCGTACGACGCCTACTGGGTCAAGCGCTCCTGGGCCCAGCAGGCGCCGATCAAGACGGAGTCGCGGATCGACACCCCGCGCCCCTTCGCCTCCCCGAGGCCCGGCACTGTGCCGGTCGGCGGGGTCGCCTGGGCCCAGCACCGGGGCATCTCCCGGGTCGAGGTCCGGGTGGACGGCGGTGACTGGCACACCGCGCGGCTGGGCGCGGCGGACGGACGGGACACCTGGCGCCAGTGGGTGTGGGAGTGGCCGGCCACCTCCGGCCACCACACCCTCGAAGTCCGTGCGACGGACGGCACCGGCGCCACCCAGACCTCCCACCGCGTCGGGACCGTCCCCGACGGCGCGACCGGCTGGCATTCGGTGGTGGTCGACGTGTCCTGATCCCCCGTCACCACCGCAGCGCTTCCCTCTCTTTCCTTTCCACGACCGAACCGTCCGGGCCGTTCGACCGCCCGGACAGGCACCACCGACCGAACCAGGAGAACACCATGAACGCCCTGCACTTCCGCCGTATCGCCGTCGCCGTCTCGGCCGCCGCCATGCTGCCTCTCGCCCTGACAGCGTGCTCTTCCTCGGACACCAAGGACTCCGCCGCGGGCTCGGATGCCGACAAGGCGTCCTCGGCCAGCGCGCCGGCGAGTGAGGCGATGCCCGCGGACGAGCCCTTCGGCCCGGCCTGTTCGTCCGTACCGAAGAACGGCGCGGGTTCCTTCGACGGCATGGCGCAGGACCCTGTCGCCACCGCCGCCTCGAACAACCCGGACCTCGCCACCCTGGTCACCGCGGTCAAGGCCGCGGGGCTCGTCGACACGCTGAACAGCGCCGAGAACATCACGGTGTTCGCGCCGACCAACGAGGCGTTCGCCAAGGTCCCGAAGGCCGACCTGGAGAAGCTGCTCGCGAACAAGGAGGAGCTGACCAAGGTCCTCACCTACCACGTGGTCGGCCAGAAGATCGCCCCGAAGCAGCTGTCGAACGGCTCCTTCACCACCCTGGAGAAGAGCAAGCTGACGACGTCCGGCTCGGACATGACGTACACCGTCAACGACAGCGCGAAGATCGTCTGCGGCAACGTCCGGACGGCCAACGCCACGGTCTACATCGTCGACTCGGTCCTGATGCCGCCCCAGTAGCCGAAGCGCCGGGAGGGGTTCGCCGCCCTGTCCGTGATCGTACGGAACTCGGCAAACCCCCTCCGTGCGGGCCCGGTTGGGCATCACCGGGCCCGCACCGCGATTTGCGCAGTCGTGGGCCCCCGGTCCCGGCGCGTAAATGGGAGATAAGAGCACCATGGGGAAGAGGTACCGCTCGCCCCTCGGACGCACCGTCCGGATCAGGTCGGCGGCGGGCGGGCCCACGGGACCGCAAAGGAGACGACATCATGTCCGACCTCTCACACACCCGTGCCGGCACCCGTGCGGACACGCGTGACGACATGGCGGACCACCCCGACCTCCCGGAGATGCGCGAGCGCTACAACCGCACGCTCGGGGGCCGCGACGTGGCCCTCGTGGACGCGCTGGTGTTCCTTCTCGGCCTGTACTGCGCGGTGTCGCCCTGGGTGCTCCACTTCACGTCGAGCCAGCCCGCGCTGGTGCAGCACAACCTGATCATCGGTATCGCCCTGGCCGTCCTGGGCCTCGGGATCACCGCTTCCCCGTCCCGGATGTACGGCCTGAGCTGGGCGATCTGCGCGATGGGCGCCTGGATGATCGTCGCACCATGGGTCGTGGGCAGCGGCCCCGACCTCGGGGTCATCCTGAACAACGTCATCATCGGCGGACTCGCCGTGGTCCTCGGACTGATCTGCGCGGCCGCCTCGATGAAGAGCGGCGGATCCAAGAGCGGCGGATCCAGGGGAGGCAGAGCCTCGATGAAGGGCGCCGGAGCTCCGGGTTCCCGGGGCTGACACCCCCGGCCTCGACGTCCCGACGCCGTAGGGTGCCCCCATGGGGCGGGGAGACAGGCAGGACCGGGTGGTGGGCACCGTCGTCGGCTCGGCGGTCGGGGACGCGCTGGGGGCACCCTTCGAGTTCGGGTCGGCCGGAGTCTGGTCGGCCCGCTTCCCGGAGGGCACCGGCACGATGTGCGGGGGCGGTGGCTGGGACCCGGGCGAGGCGACCGACGACACGCAGATGGCCGTACTCGTCGCCGAGTCCCTGCTGGAGCGGGAGACGCTCGACCTCCCCGACATGTTCGACCGGTTTCGCCGGTGGGCCGCGGGAGACCCCAAGGACATCGGTATCCAGACGGAGATCGTCCTGCTGGGCGGCGACCCCTGGGACCTGGCGGCCGCCCTCCACTTCCAGGTGGAGGGCCGAGCGGCGGGCAACGGCTCACTGATGCGGGCGGCCGGATCGGCCGTCCGCTTCGCCCGTACGGCAGGACTCCGCCCCGGCGACGAGG includes the following:
- a CDS encoding molybdopterin-dependent oxidoreductase: MRAALAALGGLVAAFCALCVAELVAALVRPEAGPVTAVGGAVVDRTPPAVKDFAVRNFGTDDKLVLQLGILALLALFAMAVGVLALRYRRIGASAVLVFGLFGAVAAVGRPEGVPSDALPSVVGAVIAAGVLYFLIGRLAPTPAPVPAPSPAAGETGPGPVHAPEAEAGPAPSFDRRGFVIAATAAAAASAGAGYVGRRLTASVQAGASASRADIRLPVPDSAAPAVPPGADLGVRGISSFVTPNKSFYRVDTALVVPRVDAGRWRLRVHGKGVTRPLTLTYQDLLRRPAVERDITLACVSNEVGGPYIGNARWIGVRLADVLREAGVESPSKGGPADQLVSRSVDGMTIGTPVETVLDGRDAMLALGMNGEPLPFEHGFPVRMLVPGLYGYVSACKWIEDIELTTFDAYDAYWVKRSWAQQAPIKTESRIDTPRPFASPRPGTVPVGGVAWAQHRGISRVEVRVDGGDWHTARLGAADGRDTWRQWVWEWPATSGHHTLEVRATDGTGATQTSHRVGTVPDGATGWHSVVVDVS
- a CDS encoding SPW repeat protein encodes the protein MSDLSHTRAGTRADTRDDMADHPDLPEMRERYNRTLGGRDVALVDALVFLLGLYCAVSPWVLHFTSSQPALVQHNLIIGIALAVLGLGITASPSRMYGLSWAICAMGAWMIVAPWVVGSGPDLGVILNNVIIGGLAVVLGLICAAASMKSGGSKSGGSRGGRASMKGAGAPGSRG
- a CDS encoding fasciclin domain-containing protein, whose amino-acid sequence is MNALHFRRIAVAVSAAAMLPLALTACSSSDTKDSAAGSDADKASSASAPASEAMPADEPFGPACSSVPKNGAGSFDGMAQDPVATAASNNPDLATLVTAVKAAGLVDTLNSAENITVFAPTNEAFAKVPKADLEKLLANKEELTKVLTYHVVGQKIAPKQLSNGSFTTLEKSKLTTSGSDMTYTVNDSAKIVCGNVRTANATVYIVDSVLMPPQ